A genomic window from Nicotiana sylvestris chromosome 11, ASM39365v2, whole genome shotgun sequence includes:
- the LOC104210544 gene encoding inactive protein RESTRICTED TEV MOVEMENT 2-like, with protein sequence MESKGAAAAQVYEDFVPTTELVQEQDSDTLLLNLTGFKKEQVRVQLTKSGILKISGQRAVGQNKWLRFQKDFPVSENCDKNKISAKFENGILYVKQPKLITSAEKKDKELPTPDTQQPKKPADHEQQAQKKDEEQAKSQELAKQANAENAAAKEPEKEEPKTTSPETNEQTTEDKDLPGKTPAEKSKNVEDGNKPSYDSKPETDANTGAGVALAEKLKMPRKVMNMTLIALLVLGIGLYISNMMKSNNYQAEE encoded by the exons ATGGAATCAAAAGGAGCTGCAGCGGCTCAAGTGTATGAAGATTTTGTGCCAACTACAGAGTTGGTTCAAGAGCAAGACTCTGACACTCTTCTCCTTAATCTCACAG GTTTCAAAAAGGAACAAGTGAGGGTTCAACTGACCAAATCAGGAATTCTGAAGATCAGTGGACAAAGGGCTGTTGGACAGAACAAATGGCTTCGGTTCCAGAAGGACTTCCCTGTTTCAGAAAATTGTGACAAAAACAAAATCAGTGCAAAGTTTGAAAATGGCATTCTTTATGTTAAACAACCAAAACTGATAACTTCAGCAGAAAAAAAGGATAAGGAATTGCCAACCCCTGATACTCAACAGCCCAAGAAACCAGCAGATCATGAACAGCAGGCTCAGAAGAAAGACGAAGAACAAGCGAAAAGCCAAGAATTGGCTAAGCAGGCTAATGCTGAGAATGCCGCGGCAAAAGAACCAGAAAAAGAAGAACCAAAGACCACGAGTCCTGAAACGAATGAACAAACGACAGAAGATAAAGATCTGCCAGGAAAAACTCCTGCTGAGAAAAGTAAAAATGTTGAAGATGGAAACAAACCAAGTTATGACAGCAAACCTGAAACTGATGCAAACACAGGAGCCGGAGTTGCTCTAGCTGAGAAGCTAAAGATGCCAAGGAAAGTGATGAATATGACTCTGATTGCTCTTTTGGTTCTTGGAATTGGCCTTTACATCAGCAATATGATGAAGTCTAACAATTACCAAGCTGAAGAATGA